The genomic stretch TTTCGTACGCGTTCTTTGTGTCAAATTTTACTTGACGAATAATAATGAAACCGGCATTAATCAGACTAAACATTGCAGTTTTTCTTTGGGGTTTTACCGGCGTTTTGGGACGAGCCATCAATCTCAATGAGGGGTGGATTGTGTGGTGGCGGTTGTTGCTGACGGTAATTTCGATGTGGCTGTTTTTTTTCTTTTTAAAAAAGATAGAAAAAATAAAACTTAAATCTTTTTTGGCTGTTGGCGGCATAGGTGTTTTGCTCGCTCTGCATTGGCTCTGCTTTTACGGAAGTATCAAATACAGCAATGTATCTATCGCTCTTACGTGCTTGTCCTCATCGGCGTTTATTTCGGCAATCTTGGAACCCTTGTTTTTCAGAAAAAAAATAAGTTCGCGCGAGCTATTGTATGGTGCCCTTACCATCATTGGAATTGGCTTGGTGTATATTGGTAACGTGCATTTTACCGTAGGTATTTATATTGGCTTAATGGCAATGTTGCTGAACGTTCTGGTTTCTGTTTTCAGTAAGAAGATTGTGGATGATTATAAACCTGAAACTTTTGTGTTGTACGAATTAACAGGCGGTTTAATAGGATTGAGCTTGCTGATGCCCTTTTACAATCATCTTTTTCCGGTGGCAAATATTTTTCCGCAAAAATTCGATTGGTTGTGGCTGATGATACTGGCTTGGCTTTGTACTATTTTTACATTTGTGCTTTACACGCAATCGCTCAAATTTGTAAGCGCTTTTACGGCAAATATTACGCTTACTTTAGAGCCTGTTTACGGAATTATTTTAGCGTTCATTCTTTACAAAGAAAATAAAGATTTATCAAGCATTTTTTACATTGGTTTTCTGTGCATTCTTTTGGCAGTAATTCTGCAAACCCGCACAATTACAAGGAAGCCAAAAGATAAAATGATTCAGGAATAATCCATTTTTTATGTCCGGTTTTTCAAAGAAATTATTGCATTGGCACAAGTATTTTAACCAACGGCAAATGCCTTGGAAAGGAGAGAAGAATCCTTATAAAATCTGGCTGAGTGAAGTGATTCTACAACAAACAAGAGTAGAGCAAGGTTGGAATTATTACGAAAAATTTATTCAAAGATATCCTGCAATCTGCGATTTGGCAAACGCCGAAGATGCGGATGTTTTTAAGCTTTGGGAAGGTTTGGGTTATTACAATCGTTGTAAAAATTTATTATTCACAGCTCGCTTTATTTGCAACGAACTGAATGGAATTTTTCCGAAAAATTATGAAGAAGTTTTAGCGCTCAAAGGTGTTGGAAATTACACGGCATCAGCAATTTGCTCGTTTGCATATAACCAGCCTTACGCTGTTGTTGACGGAAATGTGTTCCGTGTTTTATCTCGCATTTACGGAGTGGAAAAAGCAATTGATTCTACTGAAGGGAAAAATATATTTACCCAACTTGCGCAGGAAAATTTAGACAAAAAAGAAGCGGCTTTATACAATCAGGCAATCATGGATTTTGGGGCGACGGTTTGTAAACCTGCAAATCCACAGTGTGCAACTTGCGTGATGAAAGAAATTTGTGTAGCGCATAATAATGGCTTAGTCAATCAATTGCCTGTAAAAGAAAAAGTATTGACCAAAAAGACACGTAATTTTACATGGTTTGTTTTGTCTGTAAAGAATGAAATATTTATCCACAAGCGTACGCACAATGACATTTGGCAAAATCTCAATGAATTTTATTTATTGGAAACCGATGAAAAAAATAATTGGAATAATGAAAAGGTAAGTGAATTTGTCAATAATCAATTTTCTATAAACCCTTTATCCATCAATATTTCAAAAGAGTTTACACAACAACTTACGCATCAGAAAATAAAAGCGGTTTTTATTGAAGTTAAATTGAAAACTAAACCTTCATCGCTGAAAAGCGGCGAATGGATTACCAAAAATAATATTCCGTTTTTTGCCTTCCCGAAAATTGTGAATGATTATTTGTCTATGTAAAATATTTTTCTCTACCTTTGAACTGTAATAAAAATTGTTACAGTTATGTCCAATGTAAAATTTTCCACTTATTTGCACATTCTCACTTTGCTGTATATACAGAAAGAAAATTATCTTTCTTCCGACTTTATTGCTTCGAGCATAAATGTTCATCCCGTATTGATTCGAAAAGCCATCGGCGAGTTGAAAAAGAATGGTTTTATCGAAAGTAAGGAAGGAAAGTCGGGCGGAAGTAAATTAGCCAAGAAAGCCGGAAAGACTGCGCTTTCGGCAATTTATAAATTAGTTTCTGATGTTCCGGCTTTAGGAAAAAACAATACGCCGAATCCTGAATGTTTGGTGGGAAAACAAATCAACAAGCATTTAGATAAACTGAATGATGAAGTGGAAAAAGCAGTTTACAAACAATTAGAAAAAACGACTCTATCGGGTTTTGCAAAACAGTTTAAATAAACTGTAACAAAAAATATTACAATTATCGGCTAATCTAAAAAAAATCAAATTATGAAAGTTGCATTAATCGGTACGACAGGCTTTGTGGGCAAAGCCATTCTAAATGAATTATTATCCAGAAATCACGAAGTATTGGGCATTGCACGCAAGCCGGAAGATGTAAAAGAATCCAATCCGAATTTAATATTGGACAGTTTGGATGTAAATGATGAAGACGCTTTAGCGGAAGGATTGAAAAATTATGATGCTGTTATCAGCGCATTCAACGCGGGCTGGACAAATCCGAATTTCTATGACGACTTTATCAAAGGTTCAAAAGCAATTGAAGCAGGTGTTGAAAAGTCCGGCGTTAAAAGGTTGATTGTGATTGGCGGCGCAGGAAGTTTGTATGTCGGCAATGTTCAGTTGGTGGACACGCCGCAGTTTCCGAAAGAATATTATACAGGCGCATCTGCTGCGAGAGATTATCTCAATATTTTGAAAGAGAACACTGTTTTGGATTGGACGTTTTTTAGTCCGGCAATTGAAATGAACCCTCAGGTTTCGGGAACGCGAACAGGAAAATATCGCATTGGCTTGGAGAATCCCGTGTTTGACGAAAACAGCAGGAGCGTGCTCTCGGTAGAGGATTTGGCGGTTGCGATTGTGGACGAACTGGAAAATCCAAAGCATATAAAACAGCGTTTTACGGCGGCATATTAAGCGACAGGTTTTTAGACATAAATTTTTCTTTTTATTTTGATACTTTCGTGTTACCTTTGCAAGTCTATGTACATTGAACTTTTGGGTTTTTCTAAGATTTTTGCTGCTGACTTATTGGGCAAGATATAAAATTCTGTGCTGTAATTCATTGGAAATAAATGAGTTGCAGCTTTTTATTTTCTGCTCTGCTGCAAGAAGAATCAAAGGAAAAACTCCAAAAACTTAACTTTCAAATTTGAAATTTTAATATGGCAATCAAAAAAGACAACCGTACGAAGTCTAACTTTTCCAAAATTACCATTGGACTGGCTTCGCCCGACAGTATTCTTGAGCGCAGCTACGGCGAAGTGCTGAAGCCCGAAACCATTAACTATCGTACTTACAAGCCCGAACGCGACGGTTTGTTCTGCGAAAGAATTTTCGGACCTGTTAAAGATTATGAATGTGCCTGCGGAAAGTATAAGCGTATCCGTTACAAAGGCATCGTGTGCGATCGTTGTGGTGTGGAAGTGACTGAAAAGAAAGTTCGTCGCGAGCGTATGGGACACATTAAATTGGTTGTACCTATCGTACACATTTGGTATTTCAAGAGCTTGCCGAACAAGATTGGCTATTTGTTGGGAATGAGTTCTAAAAAACTCGAAACCATTGTTTATTATGAAAGATATGCTGTAATTCAGCCGGGCGTGCGTGCCGATAAAGGTTTGCAGGTAGGCGATTTGCTTACGGAAGAAGAATATCTCGACATTCTTGATACATTGCCGAAAGATAATCAGTATTTGCCAAATGAAGACCCGCAAAAATTTGTTGCCAAAATGGGTGCAGAAGCGGTTTCCGATTTGTTGGCTTTGCTCGATTTGGATTCTTTGAGCTTTGATTTACGCAATGCTGCTGCCAACGAAACTTCGCAGCAACGCCGTGCAGATGCTTTGAAAAGATTGAGTGTTGTGGAATCTTTCCGCGATGCTTCTACACGCATTACCAATCGTCCTGAATGGATGGTAATGCAATATATTCCCGTGATTCCGCCGGAATTGCGTCCTCTGGTTCCTTTGGATGGCGGTCGTTTTGCATCGTCTGATTTGAACGATTTGTATCGTCGTGTGATTATCCGTAACAATCGTTTGAAAAGGTTAATGGAAATCAAAGCGCCCGAAGTAATCCTGCGTAACGAAAAACGTATGTTGCAGGAAGCTGTAGATTCTTTGTTTGACAACTCAAGAAAATCCAACGCCGTAAAAGCTGAAGGTGGTCGTGCATTGAAATCTTTGAGCGACGTACTGAAAGGTAAGCAAGGACGTTTCCGTCAAAACCTCTTAGGTAAACGTGTGGATTATTCAGGTCGTTCCGTGATCGTGGTTGGTCCTGAAATGAAAATGCACGAATGCGGTTTACCTAAAGATATGGCTGCGGAACTGTTCAAACCATTTATCATCCGCAAGCTAATTGAAAGAGGTATCGTAAAAACGGTAAAATCTGCTAAAAAATTAGTTGACAAAAAAGAAGCAATCATATGGGATATTTTGGAAAATATTCTGAAAGGTCATCCCGTAATGCTCAACCGCGCTCCAACGTTGCATCGCTTGTCTATTCAGGCATTTCAGCCGAAAATGATTGAAGGTAAAGCCATTCAGTTGCATCCGTTGGTAACCGCTGCGTTCAACGCCGACTTTGACGGCGACCAGATGGCGGTTCACGTTCCGTTGAGCAGTGCTGCAATTTTGGAAGCACAATTATTAATGTTAGCTTCTCACAACATTCTGAATCCGCAAAACGGTACGCCAATCACGCTGCCATCTCAGGATATGGTGTTGGGCTTGTATTATATAACCAAAGGCAAAAAATCTACCGAAACCGAAACGGTTAAGGGCGAAGGCAAAGCCTTTTACAGCGCCGATGAAGTGATTATCGCGTTGAACGAAGGTCGTGCAGATTTACATGCTAATATTAAAGTAAAGGCAAATGTCCGTCAGAAAGACGGAACATTGAAAAATGAATTGATTGAGACAACTGTTGGTCGTGTATTGTTTAACCAATTTGTACCGAAAGAGGTTGGCTACATCAATGCTTTATTAACAAAGAAAAGCCTTCGTGAAATCATCGGCGATATTATTAAAATTACCGATGTTCCTGCAACGGCTAAGTTCCTGGACGACATTAAGCAACTTGGATTCCGTATGGCGTTCAAAGGTGGTTTGTCGTTCTCTATCAATGATTTGATTATTCCTGACACAAGAAGTGAGTTGCTCGAACGTGCGAAAGACGAAGTGGATGAAGTTTGGGAAAACTACAACATGGGGTTGATTACGAACAATGAGCGTTACAATCAGGTAATTGATATTTGGTCTCGTGTGGATACTCGCCTTACCGAAACGCTTATTCGTGAAATGCAAACCGACAAGCAAGGCTTCAACTCTGTTTACATGATGTTGGATTCCGGTGCGCGTGGTTCTAAACAGCAGGTTAAGCAGCTCGCCGGTATCAGAGGTTTGATGGCGAAACCAAGAAAATCGGGCAGCACGGGTTCTGAAATTATCGAAAACCCAATCTTGTCTAATTTCAAAGGCGGTTTGAACGTATTGGATTATTTCATTTCAACACACGGTGCGCGTAAAGGTCTGGCGGACACCGCGTTGAAAACAGCCGATGCGGGTTACTTAACTCGTCGTTTGGTGGACGTAGCGCAAGACGTGGTAATTACCGAAGAAGATTGCGGAACATTGCGCGGCATTGCAACATCAGCATTGAAAGACAATGAAGACATTATTTCGCCGCTTTCCGATAGAATCGAAGGTAGAACTTCTATTCACGATGTCTATCATCCGGTAACGAATGAGCTTATCATTAAAGCAGGCGAAGAAATTACATACGATAAAGCAATTGAAATAGAAGAGGCAGGTGTTGATACCGTCGAAATCCGCTCAGTATTGACTTGTGAAGCGAAACGTGGTGTATGTGTGAAGTGCTACGGCAAAAACCTGGCAACAGGTTACATGGCGCAGCGTGGCGATTCTGTTGGTATTATTGCTGCACAATCTATTGGCGAACCGGGCACACAGCTTACGTTGCGTACATTCCACGTGGGTGGTATCGCAGGTTCTTCTTCTGTAGAGTCTTCATTGACTTCCAAATTCGACGGTACTATTCAGTTTGACGGTTTGCGTACCGTTTCTACAGAAAATAATGAAGGCGACAAAGTAGAAATCGTTATAGGTCGTACAGGCGAAATTCGTATTTCCGACGTGGCGAATGACAGATTGCTTACTACGTTGAACATTCCTTACGGTTCAACACTGAACGTGAAGAACGGGCAGAAAATTAAGAAAGGCGAAGTGATTTGTACTTGGGATCCGTTCAATAATGTAATAGTTGCTGAGCAAGCCGGTACGGTTGAATTTGAGAGTATTATCGATGGTATTACTTTCCGTGAAGAAGCCGATGAACAAACCGGACACCGCGAAAAAGTAATTATCGAAACAAAAGATAAAACAAAGCTTCCTGCAATTATTATCAGCGGAAGCAAAGATTCCAAAAGTTACAACTTGCCTACGGGAAGTCGCTTAGCGGCAGATGAAGGCGATAAAGTGAAAGCCGGACAGGTAATCGTGAAGATTCCGCGTACTTTGCGTAAAGGCGGCGATATCACAGGGGGCTTGCCGCGCGTAACGGAATTGTTCGAAGCGCGTAATCCAAGCAACCCGGCAATTGTTGCGGAAATCGACGGTGTGGTAACATTTGGAAATATCAAGCGTGGTAACCGTGAGATTATTGTTGAAGCGAAAGACGGTATTGTGAAGAAATACCTGGTTCCTTTGACTCGCCAGATTTTGGTACAGGACGGCGACTTCGTTAAAGCCGGTGCGGCATTGTCCGACGGACAAATTGCTCCGTTTGATATTCTTGCCATCAAAGGACCTTTCGCAGTTCAGGAATATGTGGTAAATGAAATTCAGGAAGTATATCGTTTGCAAGGTGTAAAAATCAACGATAAACACATTGAAGTAATTGTTCGTCAGATGATGAAAAAGGTTGAAATTGTTGATGCGGGCGATACTCGTTTCTTGGAAAATGATTTGGAAGACCGCTACGATTTTAACGAAGAAAATGACAGAATATTTGACAAGAAAGTTGTTACCGATGCGGGCGACAGTGCCAAATTCAAAGCCGGTCAAATTGTTAGCGTGCGTGAACTGAGAGAAGAAAACTCTTTGCTCCGTCGTAACGACCAAAAACTGGTAGAAGTGCGCGACGCAAAACCTGCAACTGCACAGCCGGTATTGTTAGGTATTACCAAAGCGTCTTTGGGCGTACCAAGCTGGATTTCTGCTGCATCGTTCCAGGAAACAACCAAAGTGTTGAGTTCTGCTGCAATTCAAGGAAAATCAGATAACATGGTCGGCTTAAAAGAAAACGTAATTACAGGTCATCTGATTCCGGCAGGTACAGGCTTGCGTGACTTTGAAAATCTGGTTGTTGGCAGTAAGGAAGAATATGAACTACTGGCTACTACACGTGAAGCAATGGCATTCGACGAAGATGAATAAACCTTTGGGTTATATCAAATACAAAAACGGAAAGCAAACAAAATGCTTTCCGTTTTTTATTTTAAAGTTTAATGCTTTAATTAACATTTGCACGGATATATTTTTTTATCTTTCGGTCGTAAAAGTTTTTCCATAAAAAATAGAATATGAACAAATACCTGATTTCATCTAATGTAGTATTGATTATTGCAGTTATTGTATTGTTTTGTTTGCATTTCAGTAAAAAAGAACAGCCTGCACAAACTCCTGCAATTGCTGCAAATGGTACGGCGGGGGCTCAATCCAATTTTAAATTCGGTTACTTTGAATTAGATTCTCTGGATAACAACTATAAATATGAACAAGATGTGAAGGATGAATTGGTGGCAAAAGATAATCAAATTGAAAAACAAATAAATAATCTGCAAAACGAGGTGCGCGACAAATATAATGAACTTCAGAAAAAAGGTCCCACACTTAGTCAAGCAGAACAGGTACAGTACACAAACGAATTGAATGAACTTGGTCAGCAGAATCAAACTAAAGCTGAAAATTTGCGGAAATCATTTGGCATGGAAAGTGATGCCAAATTGCAACAGGTAAAAAAGAGAATACAGAATTATCTCAAAATTTATGCAAAAGAGAAAGGGTATAAATACATTATAGGAACGAGTGAGGCAGACCCGTCATTTTACTTTAAAGATTCAACCCAGGATATTACCGAAGAACTTTTGAGAAACCTGAATCAGCAGTACACGGATAGTTTGAAAAATGTGAAAAAATAAAGGAACCATCATTGAAATGAAGTTCCGTGTTAAAGTACGTGAATGAAAAATACGAATATAACATTCGTGTTAAATTTTTGAGCAGGTAAAATAAGAAAATAGCTTTTTTAGACTCTTGTACATAATACGACTTGGTCAGGTAAGAACTTTTTCTCAATATTCTATATTTCTGATAAAACTGTTAGAACTTTATGTCTCGCATATTCGGCATTTGTTATATCGAATCTGTGCTAATATGTGTTTTTATAATGAAATAGATGTCAAATTAAATAAAAAGCTTGTCATAAAATCCCTCACTTTTTACGCGCCTTTATACCCAATGATAACCTTCCCCATAATATAACCTAAAAATAATTATTTGTTAATATGGAAAAAAAATTTCTTACTTTTACCCAAGAGAAATCTGATTCATTTTTCCGTGTTTATTTATGAAACATACAGTGATGCGCAGCTTGTTGAGTTGCTGAATGCAGACGATGAGGCGGCTTTCACGGCGCTGTACCATCGATATGCGTTACGTCTTTTTGCTGATGTCGTCAAGCTGGTAAAGAATGAAGATCGGGCGCAGGAAATTTTGCAGGAAGTATTTATTAAAGTATGGCTGGCACGCGACCGTATCGACAGTGAAAAATCTTTTCGGTCTTATGTTTTCAAGATTGCCGAAAACCAGGTATTCGGATTTTTCCGCACAGCCGCCCGAGACAAAAAGCTGATGGAGGAACTAAAGGTTTCCGCTTCCGAATATTTTATGCCTTCCGAACCCGATACGGAAAATGCCGAGAGTAAAGATGCGATTCTACGGGAAGTCATCGACCGCCTGCCGCCGCAACAAAAAAAAGTGCTCACACTCTGCAAACTGGAAGGCAAATCCTACAAAGAAGTCGGTGAAGAACTCGGATTATCCGTTTCTACCGTTAAGAACCATATTGTCAAAGGCACCCAGACTGTACGCGAGCATATTTTCAACCACCCCGACATATCCACCGGCGTGCTGCTGTTTTTTATCTTTTTAAACCGTTGAATTTATCTATTCATTTTCAATCTGTTACAAATAAAATAAAAAAATGTTTGAAAAAAGTTGATTTTTGAGTAGGCCGAAATTGTGTCCCGAGCATATTAGCTTTAAACGGAAAATTCTGAAAAACCAATTTCGTCTTCAATTTTTATTCCGACGTTATCTCAACGGGCAATGTCGCCCGGAAGAAGTGGCGGAGCTTTTGCGTCATTTCAACCTGGCTGATGACGAAGAGAAACTGCGCTGCCTGATTGCCGACGAACTAGTACCGTACAGCGCCATTCCGGAAGATAAAAAGGAACACTGGCAAGGCAGGGTCAATAATGCGCTGGAAAACATCCGACAGCAAATCAACGCACCCAAAATCATCCCGCTGTATAAGCGCGTTGGGGTACGCATAGCCGTAGTCGTATTAATCGCTATCGGCATTAGCTCTACGTTGCTTGTCCGTCATTATTATGGTCAATCCGTCCAAATCGCAACGAATACTCCGTTGTCGAACAAAACGGATTTTACAAAATACTTAAAGTTATCCGACGGCAGCACGGTCATTGTCAAGGCTGGCAGCGAACTGATTTACCCGCAAAGTTTTTCGGGCAATACGCGTGATGTAACCCTTAACGGAGAAGCCTATTTCGATATTCATCACGATGCAGCACATCCGTTCATCATTCATACGGGAAAGATTACTACCACAGTGTTAGGTACGGCTTTCGATATCAATGCCTCGATAGATAAAGTAACGGTAACAGTTACTCGCGGAAGGGTAAAAGTGGCAGACCAAAAGAAAGTGTTGGCGGTACTCGCGCCCAACCAACAGGTGGTATATGACGTAAAAAAAGCCGCAGTGGAAGATATAAATGTGCAGGCAGCGAAAAGCCTTGCCTGGGCGAAACTGGGAATGAGTTTTGACGGGGCGAAGTTCGGCAATATCATTCGTGCCATGGAGAAGCGCTATCAAACGCATATCCGTTTTGCCAACCCTGCATTGGAAAACTGTCTTATTTCCGCTACGTTCAGCGGAACTGAATCTTTGGAAGAAGTTATCTCCGTGTTGTGCATCGCTCGTGACGCCACTTATATGATAAAAAACGGCGATGTGGTCATTGACGGACGGGGATGCAACTGATACAATATTTATTCAACCATAAACTCAACTGTTATGCGACAAGAAACATGAACCGTAAAAGAAAAAAGCCCCTCCCGCCGTGGAAAGCTTTGAGGGGTTGTGACTTAAAACCTTATTGACTAAACTTTTAAATCAATTGCAAGATATGCAAAAAATACTTGCGTTTATCCATCTACCTAAAACGAGATTTATGATGAAGGTGAATTGCCTCGCCTTCCTGTTTTTTTTCTTGAGTATCCAACTCCTTTTTGCTTCTGGCACTAAGGCGCAGGATGTGACAGCAGTTAAAATAACAATGGCGCTGCACGACGTGTCGCTTAAAACAGCCCTCAATGGCATAGGCGAAGCTTCAGGTTTCAAGATGATATTTCCTACCGACATTGTCGAAAAATACAAGGGCATTAGCCTTTCCAAAGAAACGCATACCGTTGCGCAGATATTGGAATTGGTACTGCAAAATACCAATTTGGATTTCAGGCAGATGGGCCAAAGTATTGTATTGTTTAAGAAACAAAAAGATAGTAGTAACAAAGTCAATGTTCCCATGCGTGCTATTGCTACACTAATGGCACCGAACAGTGATATTCGGATTCATGTTACCGACTCAATCGGTAAGCCTTTGGAAGGAGCTACTGTGTCAGTAGCCGGAACGCCGGGTGTCGGACAAACCGACCAAAACGGCGATATAACTTTGATTGATGTGCCACCCGCATCCTCTATTATTATTTCTTATGTGGGATATAATTCCGTAGTTATCAAAGTCGGGAAACAAAAAAACATATCCATACAATTACATCTAAAAACAGAGAATCTTGCAGATGTAACCTCATTCAGTAACGGCTACCAGCAGATTTCCAAAGAAAGGGCAACAGGTTCTTATACTTCCATAAGCGCTGCGGAGTTGTCGAAAATTCCGATTCCGAATGTTTTGCAGAGAATAGAAGGTCTTGTGCCGGGCGTTAAGGTAGATGTAATGGCGGGCGACAGAAGTTTCGACTATGCCAATACCCAGCTTGCTATCAGCGGCGGTACGAGAACTGTCGGTACAAACGATTACAATGTTACCATTCGTGGCACCTCTACTTTGCAAGGTGAGAAATTTCCTTTGGTTGTGGTAGATGGCGTTATATCGGATTTGGACATATCGTCGTTCAACCCGGACGATATTGAAAATATTACTTTTCTGAAAGATGCTGCGGCATCTTCTATTTATGGCATCCGTGCAGCAAACGGTGTTATTGTAATTACAACCAAGAAAGGCAGAGCTACTGAGCCGAAAATATCGTTCAATACAAGCATCAATTTTGCCGGTAAGCCCGATGTATCTTACCTGCGGATGATGAACTCGGCGCAGGAACTGGATTACGAGAAAGAACTGGTAGACAGAGGCTTTATCATGTCTTACAATTTTGACCCGTCAATGTATTCGTACAGCTATTATCCACATCAGGGAGCAGTGCTGGCATATCAGCTGAAAAACGGCGCTATTACACAAAGCGCTTATGATGCGGCTGTGGACTCAATGAGTAAGCTGAGCAATCTTTCGCAGATTTCGAAATATCTTTTACAGCCCGCATCAAGTCAAAGCTACAACCTTTCTGTAAACGGCGGCACCAAAAGTTCTACCTATTATTATTCGGCATCATACAGCAAGGAATTGCCGAATGAAAAAAGAACAAGTGGGCAAAGGCTAACACTTACTATGAATAACAGTTGGACATTGTTCAAAATAGCAACACTTTCGACTAACATTAAAGGAATATTCTTTAATTATAAGAATGACGGAATATCTTATCAAACGCTTTTCAGACCCGGTAGTAATGTCTTGCTTCCTTACGAAATGCTCGCCGATGCTAACGGAAACGGCATAGGATATTACAGAACAAATCCGGATTATGCGGCTTCGCTGTTGGCATCATCGTCCAATTACAAAGATTGGAGATACAATTATCTGGATGAATTGAACAACAACAATAATATACAAAAAGACAATAGTTATACCGCCAATGTTCAGTTGGAAGTGCCTGTTTTCAATGGACTAAAAGCGTCGGCTTTATACTCCAATGAAAGAACATTCAGCAATTCGCGCGTTTACTATGACCCACAGACTTATTATTTCCGCAATATGATTAATACGATGTACAACCCTTCTACGGATGTGCAGTATGCAGGGCAACAGTTTTACATCAGTAGCGGCGGCATATATTCTCTTACAAATACAACGGTAAATAACTATGTTGCCAGAGGGCAGTTATCGTACAACAGAATGTTTAAAGAAAAGCATGAAGTGAATGCAATTGGCGGTATAGAATTTCGGCAAACACAGGAAGGGCAAGGCAGCTATACATTGTACGGCTATAATACGCAAACCGGC from Arachidicoccus sp. BS20 encodes the following:
- a CDS encoding RNA polymerase sigma factor — its product is MLIWKKNFLLLPKRNLIHFSVFIYETYSDAQLVELLNADDEAAFTALYHRYALRLFADVVKLVKNEDRAQEILQEVFIKVWLARDRIDSEKSFRSYVFKIAENQVFGFFRTAARDKKLMEELKVSASEYFMPSEPDTENAESKDAILREVIDRLPPQQKKVLTLCKLEGKSYKEVGEELGLSVSTVKNHIVKGTQTVREHIFNHPDISTGVLLFFIFLNR
- a CDS encoding FecR family protein, producing MSRPKLCPEHISFKRKILKNQFRLQFLFRRYLNGQCRPEEVAELLRHFNLADDEEKLRCLIADELVPYSAIPEDKKEHWQGRVNNALENIRQQINAPKIIPLYKRVGVRIAVVVLIAIGISSTLLVRHYYGQSVQIATNTPLSNKTDFTKYLKLSDGSTVIVKAGSELIYPQSFSGNTRDVTLNGEAYFDIHHDAAHPFIIHTGKITTTVLGTAFDINASIDKVTVTVTRGRVKVADQKKVLAVLAPNQQVVYDVKKAAVEDINVQAAKSLAWAKLGMSFDGAKFGNIIRAMEKRYQTHIRFANPALENCLISATFSGTESLEEVISVLCIARDATYMIKNGDVVIDGRGCN
- a CDS encoding SusC/RagA family TonB-linked outer membrane protein, translated to MMKVNCLAFLFFFLSIQLLFASGTKAQDVTAVKITMALHDVSLKTALNGIGEASGFKMIFPTDIVEKYKGISLSKETHTVAQILELVLQNTNLDFRQMGQSIVLFKKQKDSSNKVNVPMRAIATLMAPNSDIRIHVTDSIGKPLEGATVSVAGTPGVGQTDQNGDITLIDVPPASSIIISYVGYNSVVIKVGKQKNISIQLHLKTENLADVTSFSNGYQQISKERATGSYTSISAAELSKIPIPNVLQRIEGLVPGVKVDVMAGDRSFDYANTQLAISGGTRTVGTNDYNVTIRGTSTLQGEKFPLVVVDGVISDLDISSFNPDDIENITFLKDAAASSIYGIRAANGVIVITTKKGRATEPKISFNTSINFAGKPDVSYLRMMNSAQELDYEKELVDRGFIMSYNFDPSMYSYSYYPHQGAVLAYQLKNGAITQSAYDAAVDSMSKLSNLSQISKYLLQPASSQSYNLSVNGGTKSSTYYYSASYSKELPNEKRTSGQRLTLTMNNSWTLFKIATLSTNIKGIFFNYKNDGISYQTLFRPGSNVLLPYEMLADANGNGIGYYRTNPDYAASLLASSSNYKDWRYNYLDELNNNNNIQKDNSYTANVQLEVPVFNGLKASALYSNERTFSNSRVYYDPQTYYFRNMINTMYNPSTDVQYAGQQFYISSGGIYSLTNTTVNNYVARGQLSYNRMFKEKHEVNAIGGIEFRQTQEGQGSYTLYGYNTQTGISTAMNYGSGAYVNAIGYSSSIAGAPSQYDKRRRYLSYFGNASYTYDSKYTLSGSVRYDDYNNFGLDRKYRATPLWSSGLKWDIYKEGFMKSVKWVDALSLRATYGVEGNISTTIYPFTYISAASNDGTTGLPASGVYSLADPELKWEKTSVTNIGLDFSLFNRVLSGNVDVYVKRGRDLLYSFPINAAYAGTIGSYYLTRNASSMNGHGVDASLRANIVRRKDWDWSTGLVFSYNTNKIIDKNFDTSAITSSYKSYTPTQISNVNGFPSNELFVFRNAGLDSMGSTLVYDAAGDKIAYNGNVYFKDLKAAGRKNAPYFGSWNTTLRYKNFSLYVLATYQFGGVFLRPTINNYITSYYSLNYDVNADIAKRWKQSGDENKTNVPGLNGTATQVNYSLIRYMYSDANVLSSDYIRLREISLSYSLPSSILPKNIVKGISISATVRNLGMIWKANDQGYDPDFPSSPGYSYSLPPAKSYTFSLNANF